CGGTGTGGCCGACCGGGAACTGTTCCTCATCCCGACCGCCGAGGTGCCGCTGGTCAACCTGCACGCCGGGGAGATCCTGCCGCTGGAGGACCTGCCGCTGCGGTACACCGCGCACACCCCGTGCTTCCGCTCCGAGGCCGGTTCGTACGGCAAGGACACCCGCGGCCTGATCCGGCAGCACGAGTTCTCCAAGGTCGAGCTGGTGCAGTTCGTCGAGGAGGAACGTTCCCGCGCGGCGCTGGACGAGATCCTGTCGCACGCCGAGGCACCGTTGCAGCGGCTCGGGCTGCCGTACCGGGTCATCAAGCTCGCGGCGGGCGACACCGGCTTCTCCGCGCAGATCACGTTCGACGTCGAGGTGTGGCTGCCGAGCCAGGGCACCTACCGGGAGATCTCCAGCGCGTCGGACACCGGCACCTTCCAGGCGCGCCGGGCCGGCATCCGCGGCAAGGGCAAGGACGGCAAGCGTGCGCAGATCGCCACGCTGAACGCATCCGGCCTGCCGATCGGCCGCACCCTGGTGGCCGTGCTGGAGAACAACCAGCAGGCCGACGGGTCGATCCGGATTCCGGAGGCGCTGGTGCCCTACACCCGGTTCGAGGTCATCAACCCGGACGGCACCACCGCCTGAACCGGGTCAGCCGTCCACGTTGGACAACATGACCGACGGCCCCTCACGTGAGTGACGCCCGATGGTGTCAGTTTCGCACCCCCGTCCGACCGTCTACACCCATGGCGGCTCTAAAAAACGCGGAAGGAGCGAGCCATGACTGGCACCATGCGTCCGGAAGAGCTCATGGAGAACGCGGTGGTGGACTCCCACGGCCGCAAGATCGGCAAGGTCGGCACGGTCTACGTCGCCGACGACACGCAGCAGCCGGAGTGGGTCACCGTCCGCACCGGCATGTTCGGGCACAAGGAGAGCTTCGTGCCGCTCCAGGGCGCGACGATGCACCGCGACGGGCTGCACGTGCAGGTCACCAAGGAAAAGGTCTCCGAGGCGCCACAGACGGAAGGCGACCGGCACCTGTCCGAGCAGGAGAGCGCCGAGCTGTACCGGTTCTACGACATGCCGGCGCCGCGCGGCAGCCAGGAGAACCGCGGCCGGGGTGAACGCACCAAGCCACCGCAGCCACAGCAGCAGCAGACGGCGACGACCCGCGGCGGCGAGTCGATGACGCGCTCGGAGGAGCGGCTCAACGTCGGTACGGAGCGCGTCGAAACCGGCCGGGTGCGGCTGCGCAAGTACACCGTTACCGAGGAGCAGCACGTCAAGGTTCCGGTGACGCACGAAGAGGTGCGGGTGGAGCGCGAGCCGATCACCGAAGGCGACCGCACCGGCGCG
The sequence above is a segment of the Amycolatopsis viridis genome. Coding sequences within it:
- a CDS encoding aminoacyl--tRNA ligase-related protein, with amino-acid sequence GVADRELFLIPTAEVPLVNLHAGEILPLEDLPLRYTAHTPCFRSEAGSYGKDTRGLIRQHEFSKVELVQFVEEERSRAALDEILSHAEAPLQRLGLPYRVIKLAAGDTGFSAQITFDVEVWLPSQGTYREISSASDTGTFQARRAGIRGKGKDGKRAQIATLNASGLPIGRTLVAVLENNQQADGSIRIPEALVPYTRFEVINPDGTTA
- a CDS encoding DUF2382 domain-containing protein — protein: MTGTMRPEELMENAVVDSHGRKIGKVGTVYVADDTQQPEWVTVRTGMFGHKESFVPLQGATMHRDGLHVQVTKEKVSEAPQTEGDRHLSEQESAELYRFYDMPAPRGSQENRGRGERTKPPQPQQQQTATTRGGESMTRSEERLNVGTERVETGRVRLRKYTVTEEQHVKVPVTHEEVRVEREPITEGDRTGARIADEEQEVTLHEERPKVEKETVPVEKVRLAKETVRDEQTVAGEVRKERVEVEDDTKRRKNR